The following are encoded in a window of Castanea sativa cultivar Marrone di Chiusa Pesio chromosome 5, ASM4071231v1 genomic DNA:
- the LOC142635017 gene encoding uncharacterized protein LOC142635017, whose amino-acid sequence MVYWTIWQRCNKARANEPILPAEKTSTTARAHLQEFHKLRNRFTSIAWPQQAVWRPSDPSTWKTNYNGAMFVEQNVSGVGEVVRNSKGEVLAVLSEKIPQPPLVVLLETMAARKVVYFVHKIGTPSSILEGDSEISTNALRHENFSNSSFGHLIKDIMSSISFFQNYSLLHTLKQGNALAHAPVKKARIWYTMHCSRLNWSKVAATVHEQ is encoded by the exons ATGGTGTATTGGACAATTTGGCAAAGGTGCAACAAAGCTCGGGCAAATGAACCAATTCTGCCTGCTGAAAAAACTTCAACTACAGCTCGAGCTCATCTGCAAGAGTTCCACAAATTGCGAAATAGATTTACAAGCATAGCTTGGCCTCAGCAAGCTGTTTGGAGACCTTCAGATCCTAGTACATGGAAGACAAATTATAATGGTGCTATGTTTGTTGAGCAGAATGTATCGGGTGTTGGTGAGGTGGTTCGCAATTCAAAGGGTGAAGTTTTGGCAGTGTTATCTGAAAAAATTCCCCAGCCTCCTTTAGTGGTACTCTTGGAAACAATGGCAGCAAGAAAAGTTGTTTACTTTGTTCACAAGATTGGTACTCCCAGTTCTATCCTTGAAGGTGATTCAGAGATCTCTACAAATGCTCTTCGACatgaaaatttctcaaattctTCTTTCGGTCACTTGATAAAAGACATAATGTCTTCAATTagtttttttcaaaactattcATTATTGCATACTCTTAAGCAAGGCAACGCTTTGGCTCATGCTCCAGTCAAGAAAGCGAGAatttgg TATAcgatgcactgttcacggttGAATTGGTCAAAAgttgcggctactgttcatgaacagtag